CGCTGAGTAGACGTTTCGTATCCAAGTCAACATCGCGGATGCACCTCCCTTACCAAACTGGCTGCGTGCGTGCGTGCAAGATATCGCGATTTTGGCCGACTGTCACGCGTGGAACGGAGAAAAGGAGAAGAATAATCCACTTCGACTTATTCGCGTGCAAATTGCTTTTTGGCATTCACGATAAATTCGCAAGGTCATTTGTAGCAATGACTTAGTACTTTACGGCCTAGGCGAACCGAGCAGGCTAGCGAAGCACGGCAACTTATACCAAATGTGCTTTTTCCCAGAAAAAGATTCCAGGTTTTCCTCAAGCTGGGCGAGAGTCGTCGCTTGACGACGCACTTTTAGCACGTAGAGTGAAGGGGAAGCGTGTATGCGCACAGGCCGTGCGACGCCTGAGATGATCCGCTAGGGCCCTTTGATTTGCTGCTCGCCTGAGCGAATTCCTCAAAGGGACTCAGAACGATCCAGGTAATTTAACGCAGTTGGGATTGCCCATCAAGCGCCCGACGAAACCCAGTCGCCAAAAAGTTCGCTCCCCGGTGTATCAACTGGCGACAGTGGAGATGTAGGAAATGCTGGTTCTCTCAAGGAAAAAGAACGAAAGTATTGTCATCAACAATGACATTACGATCGTGGTCGTGGAAATTCGCGGCGACAAGGTACGCTTGGGCGTGGAAGCTCCCAAAGAAGTCCCTGTGCATCGCCGCGAGGTTTATGATGCGATTCTTCGCAACGAGTCTCAGGAAAAAGCGGGCGCAGACACGCCCAGCGCCGAAGGCTAGTTGATGATGCTCGCGTTGTATATTTCCGCCGCGAAACTGCACATCGTGCCGTGTTTTTCCTGTTTCTTGCCTGAACCGATCTCTTTTTTTCCTCTCCAATGCAGATGAAGCCGTGACCCGCCTTCACATAGTCGGGTGACGACGTTATTTTAGTGTTTTCGACCTAGGGCCCCATCGTCTAGTGGCCTAGGACTCCGGCCTTTCACGCCGGCAACACGGGTTCGAACCCCGTTGGGGTCACTTCGATATAGCCCTTCTCCATGAGAGGGGCTATTTTTTTGCGCCGAGCGGCTACAACTCTATCAATTCGAGGCCAGTTTTTTCGTAGCCCTAGAAACCTCCATGAAATACGACGCACTTCTCGTTCAGTCGTTCGGCGGCCCGGAAGGACCCGATGACGTCATTCCGTTTCTGGAAAATGTCCTCCGCGGACGAAATGTTCCCCGCGAGCGGCTGCTGGAAGTCGCGGAGCATTACCAGCACTTCGGCGGCGTCAGCCCCATCAACCAACAAAACCGCGATCTCATCGCGGCACTGCGAGTTGAACTCGCCGCGTACAGCATTGATCTCCCCATTTATTGGGGCAATCGCAACTGGGCGCCCTATCTGGTCGATGCGATGACCCAGATGAAAAACGACGGAGTCGAATCGGCGCTCGTCTTCGTCACCTCGGTCTTCAGCTCCTACTCTGGCTGTCGCCAATATCGGGAAGATCTCACCAAAGCCCAAGTCGAAGTCGGCGATCAAGCGCCTCGCTGCGACAAAATCCGCACCTACTACAATCATCCCGGCTTCATCGAGACGATGGCGTCCTGCGTGCGTGAGTCGCTCGATCAGATTCCGGCCGAGCGCCGCCAGCGTGCGGAGTTGATCTTTACCGCACACAGCATTCCGCAGGGGATGTCTGACAACTGCAACTACGTGAAACAGCTCGAGGAAAGCTGCCGTCTCGTGAGCGAAGCGACGCAGCACGCAAACTGGCGACTGGTTTATCAAAGCCGCAGCGGTCCGCCGACCCAGCCTTGGCTCGAGCCAGACGTTTGCGACGTCATTCGCGATCTGGGCGCATCGAGCGCAACGGACGTAATCATATCGCCGATTGGATTCGTCTCGGATCACATGGAGGTCCTCTTCGATCTCGACACCGAAGCCAAAGAGACGGCCGCCGAGGTCGGACTAAACTTCATTCGCAGCGGCACGGCCGGCGTCCGCCCACGATTCGTCCAGATGATCCGCCAACTGATCGAAGAACGACTTGATCCTGACATGCCCAAACAAGCGCTCGGACCGCTGGGACCGTCCCACGACTTCTGTCCTGCCGACTGCTGCCGTTACACGCCGCAGCGACCTCGACCTGGTTAAGCGATGATGGAACGCCGACAAATCGCCGACACGGAGCTGCAGGTTTCGCCGGTCGCACTCGGTTGCTGGCCGCTGTCAGGAATGACCAGCCCCGGAGTTACCGAAGCCGACAGTCGCGCAACGATCGCCGCCGCTCTCGACCTGGGGATTAACTTTTTTGACACCGCGTTCGCCTATGGCGCCGCCGGCGAGAGCGAACGCTACATCGCCGAAGTCCTCGCCGCACATCGGGACGAATACGTCGTCGCCACCAAGGCCGGCCTGCACTGGGAAAACGGGACGCAGCATCGCGACGCTCGCCCTGCAACCATTCGCCGCGAAGTCGCCGAAAGCTTGCGGCGTTTAAATACCGATCGCGTCGACGTACTCTATCTGCATGCCCCCGATCGCAACACGCCGATCACCGAAACGGCCGCCGCTTTCCGCCGCTTACAGCAGGAAGGCGCCGCGATCGCGATCGGCGTTTCGAACCTGACGCTCAGTGAAACGCTTGAATTTCACCAAGTCTGTCCGATTCAAATCATCCAGCCCCCTTACAACATGCTCTTTCGCGGAGCCGAGATGGATCTCGTCCCTTGGTGCCGCGAACAGAATATCGCCGTCGCTTGTTATTGGCCGCTGATGAAGGGACTTTTGGCCGGCAAAATGTCGCTGGACCAGAAGTTTGAGCCGCGCGACAGTCGCCCGAAATATCCCTGTTTTCGCGGCGAAGAGTACGCCAAGAACCTAGAGCTCGTCGAAAAGCTGCGAGCAATGGCCGAGCGGATGGGATGCACCGTCTCGCAATTGGTCATTCGCTGGACGATCGATCAGCCTGGCGTTACCGCGGCGCTGTGCGGAGCCAAGCGAGTTGACCAATTGACCGACAACGCCGGCGCCCTCGGCTGGGAACTGACGCTGGGCGAGCAAGCCGAGATCGCCTTACTGTTGCGCGATCGCGGAGTTCCTTATGTCGTCGCAACTCCGTAGCAGGCCAACCCATGAAACGCATCCTGGTCACCGGTTTTGAACCGTTTGGCGAACTCACCGAAAACTGCACCGAACTTGCACTGCGCCCGTTGCCCTTGGCCAATCTGGCGCCGGACATGCTGGTCGAACAGCTCATCTTGCCGGTCGACTACGCCGCAGCTCAGGCACAACTGGACGATCTCTACAGCAAAAAATCGTACGCCGCCACGCTCCACTTCGGCCAATCAGGGATCGCGAGCAACGTCGAATTCGAGATGTTTGCGATCAACTGGAAACAAACCGGCGCCGCCCAACCGGGTCCGCTTGCCGCCGAGGGCCCGCAAGCATTCCGAACCAACCTGGATCATCCAAGCTGGCTCGCCGCGATGCAATCCGCCGCCATCGACGGTGAAGTCAGTTTTCACGCCGGCGCGTACCTCTGCAACGCCGTCTACTACTGGAGTCTGCAGCACAGCGCAGCAACCGGCAGCCCCGGACAAGCCCTCTTTGTGCATGTCCCGCTCGCCAACGAGCAAGGCCCCAGCGCCAGCGGAGATTGGCCGGTCACGCGCATCCAAACCATGATGGCCTCCACGTTTCTCTGGCTGGCCGATCAAGTCGCGTGAGCGTGAGATCGAAAAAAACGCCGCTCGATGGAGCGACGTTTTCTGAATTTCGTTTTCGCGCAGAAGCTCGCTTAAACTTGAAACTGGGCGACCAGGGTTTGCAGTTTGTGCGAGATCCCGGTCAGTTGATCGCTGGACGTCTTAGTGCGTCCGGCGTCTTCTGAGACCTTGAAAGCGCCCTGGTCAACCGAAATCACGTTGCGTGAGATCTCTTCGCCGGCGGCGGCCGATTCGGTCACTGCTTGCGACACCTGACGTGCGGCCGTGCTCGACTGGGCGACGTTGTTAGCGATCTCGTGCGTTGCGGTCGATTGTTGTTCGACGGCGGCGGCGATTCCTCGTGAAATCTGGCTGAGGTTGCCAACAACTTTGCGAATCGATTCGATCGATTCGATCGACTCGTAGGAAGCTTCCTGCATGCCGCCGACCCGTTTCCGAATGTCTTCGGTCGCCGTCGCGGTCTGCCGCGCGAGTTGCTTCACTTCTTCGGCGACCACCGCGAAACCTTTCCCAGCATCGCCGGCTCGGGCCGCTTCGATTGTCGCATTCAAAGCGAGCAGATTGGTTTGCTCAGCAATATCTTGAATCAGCTCCACAACCTTGCCAATTTCACTGGCCGCTTCGCCCAATTGTCCCAATCGCTGGCGGCTTCCTTCGGCCAGATGATTCGCTTCATCGGCGACCTGGTTGGCCTGTTCGGTGTTGCGAGCAATCTCGTTAACGCTGATCGACATCTCTTCGACCGCACTAGCGACCGAATCCATGTTGGTCGACATCTGCGTCGCCGAAGCGGAGATTGTTCGCATATTGGCCGACATTTCTTCCGCCGCTGCGGCGGCCGATGTCGATTGCGATTTCGTGTCGGTCGAAACGGTCGCCATGCTGGCGGCGGTTTCGTTCATGTCGCCAGCCGAACGAGCGATCTCATCGGCATTGGACGCCAAAGCGACCATCGCGGCCTGCAATTGATGGACAACCGTATTGAGCGAGTTTGACATGGCGCCGATTTCGTCTTTGCTTTCGACCGTTAAACGCTGGCGCAGATCTCCGGCGGCGACCGAATTCAAGATCAACATCACCTTGCGAATCGGCATGATAATCGAACGGCTGAGCATAACGGCGATCACAATACCCAACACCAGCGCCACGGCGCTAACGATGGCCACACTCAACAAAGTCGCCTGGTTCGAGGCTTGCAGTTGTGGCCCCAGTAAATCTTGTTCGCCGGTGATCGCACCTTTCAGTTCCGCCGCTTTCGTCGCAACCATGGGGCCGATGACGTCCAATTTTCCGGTCATGAGCTCCCGTTCCGATTTCAACGCATCGGCCATTATTTCATAGGCGGCGACATACGTCTGCTTGGCTTCCATCGTTTGGGCCAACAGTTCGCGGCGCTGCGGGTTTTGGAGTTCGGCGTCCAGTTTTTCGAGATCTTTTCCCATCTCGTTCAAAAACTCGGTGGTAGCTTGGCGATGTTCCGGCAATGCCGAATCGAGAAACTTATAAACGCTCAAGCGAATTCCCATTAGTTTGTTCAACGCGATTCCAGCGGCGGTCGCCGCTTCGGCGTCGCCATCCGCTTGAGCCGAATTCATGATCGCGACTAGCTTTTTTGACATCAGCGGCCCCTGAACATCGAGCACGCCGCTCTGCTTCGCATCGCGCAACTTGCGATTGGCGACGACTTCGACGAACGCCGCATCGTACTCGGCGATCATGTTTTCAATCTCGCGGACCAACGCCTGACGTTCAGGATTGTTGATTCGCGTCTTCGCTTCGTCCAGCAATGCCTGCATTTCATCGCGGCGTTGGCCGAACTTGGCCACATCGCTGTCGCGACCATAGATGTCGAAGTTCTTCGCACTAAAGCGAGCCAGCATCATGCCGTCTTGTAAGCTGGCGCAGAAATTAGAGTCGCGGGCCAGCTTTCGATAACGAGCGAATCCGGCCGCGGCGCTGCTAAGCCCGCTCCACGATACGCCGGCGGCGATGACCATTAGTAAAAGTACAGCAGCAAATCCAAAGATCGTTTTTTTCGTTAAACTCAATCGATTCAACATAACCTGTCCCCAGCACGAATTCTTTGTTTCGAAAACTCGACATCGGCGATTGCCATGTCCTCGTTTGTCAGAACGGCGCAAGCAACACCGCTGAAAAAAGTAGGCCGCGATTAGCCATCAACGAACAGGCATTTTTGGCAATGAAGCCCGAAAGAGGCGTTTGACCGACGCCCAAGGGTGGGAAAGGGAAGCGTGAAACCCACTCAAGTGCAAATAGAAGGCCCTGTGCGCCCCAAACGACCGGCGTGCGGGTTACCGCACACCGGTTTGCGCATTGGTCAAACAGTTGCGCATTTCATGAACGATTGCAAAGCGGCGGCCGATCCGCTTGTCGGCTACCGTTTTAAAAGTCGGTGGAACCGCCGAACATCGAGAAATGCCTAGGGAGATTTCGGCTCGTGCAATCGCTTTTCAAACTCGTTGATTTTTTCGATCCGACGAGCATGACGCCCACCTTCGAATTCAGTCGTGAGCCAAATTTCGACCATCCGATCAATCAATCGTTCGCCGAGCATGTCGGCCGACAAGCACAACACGTTCACATTGTTGTGACGTCGGCTCATTTCGGCGGTCAGGTCATCGTGACAAGTCGCGGCGCGAACGCCGGGCACTTTGTTGGCGACAATCGCCATGCCGATGCCGCTGCCGCAGATGAGGATGCCGCGATCGACTTCTTCCGAGGCGACGCTTTGACTAACCGTCGCCGCAATATCGGGGTAATCGACACTACCGCAATCGAAAGCGCCGACGTCTTGCACTTCGTGCCCGAGTCGTTTGAGCAACTCAATAATACTGTGTCGAACGCTGACGCCGCGATGGTCGCTGCCAATGGCGATGCGCATGATACTAGTTCCCTCCCCTCTCGCTAAATATCAGGAGGTCGCCGGCAACTGATCAAGATCAATCGCTCTTACGCGAGCGATGACTTCCGCCTCGATCTGGTCGGCGCACTGTTGATAGACGACTTCGGGATGACCGATCGGATCGGCCACGTCGAATCCATCCAAGCATAAATTGTGAGTGTATTCCGCCGCGCCGGGCCACTGCGCTAGTATGGCGTCTCGGTGGCTGCTGGTCATCGTCAGAATTAAATCGGCATGCTCCACTAAGCGATCGCTCAGCGGCTGACTCGCATGGGCTGACAAATCGAGTCCGCGGTCTCCCATCACCTTGATCGCTTCCGGCGCGGCGCGGCCCCCTGGAAATGCGGCTAGTCCTGCCGATGCGACAATAAACCCCCGCGCGTCGAGCTCTTCGAGTTTGCACCCAAATCGCTCGGCCGCATGTTTTTGCATCAGAACTTCGGCCATGGGACTTCGGCAAGTATTGCCAGTACAGACAAATACGACGCAGTAACTACTGAGACGCTTCAAGATTTTCTCCGAGACGACGCCAGAACGCAAAATCTCCACGTGATTGCCGACAACCCGCACCACCGTCGATGGTTGCGAGTAGCGGCATTTCCCGCAGTCTAACACCAAACCAAGCGCATCGCCCAGCGCTTCCGTAACTTCGGCCCCCCGAACGGCGTCAGGCTGACCCGATCGATTGGCGCTGGTCAGCGCCAACGGTCCCGGCAGTAGACGCATCGCCTCTTGGATCAAGTCGTGCGAAGGGATCCGCAATCCAACAAATCCGCTGGGCGCAATCGCTGGAATCACGCTGTCAGGCAACCTTTGCACGACGCTGCGAGGATCGTCGCACGGCAACACCAGTGTAACCGGCCCCGGCCAACATCGCGTCGCCAGCCGCTTCATCAGTGGAGTCGCTTGAGGAACATAGTCGGCCAATTCATCTTTGCTGCGAATGGCCAACGCAAACGGTTGATTCTTCGGACGACCTTTCGCCTCCATCAATCGATCGATCGCGCCACTGTTAAGCGCCGAGACGGCGACTCCGTAAACGGTTTCGGTCGGAAAGGCGACGACTTGCCCTTCGGCGAGCGCCTGAACCGCACGGTGAATGACGTCTCGACGGTCTTCCGCCGCCTTTACGTCGATAACCCGAACTGTCATGCTCGCCGCTTGCGCTCCGCTAGGGGCTGATTGCCCGAAGTTATTGTCTTGTCAAAAGTTAACTATACGGAATCCGGGCCACGCCAGACAAGTGGAAGCCCCAAATGGGCCTAATTATGGCCGAACCGTTTCCCTTACAGGCGTTTTCACGAAATAATGGGTCCCATGACTCGTGAACTGCCCCTCATTTCGACGCTTCTCTTGCTGCTTTGCGGCTGCGTCCCCGGCTTGGATTCGCCGGGAGGATTGGAAGCTGTCTGGGGTGAACGAGGGATCTCTGACGGGAAATTTGAAAAACCGCGCGCCGTCGCGATTGACGCCAACGACCAGTTGTACATCGTCGATATGACGGCCCGGATTCAGGTTTTTGATCGCAATGGGAGTTTCTTACGTGCGTGGCAAATTCCGGAATACTATCGCGGTCGACCATCCGGCTTGTCCTTCAATCGGGCCGGCGATCTGCTGATCGCTGACACGCACTACAACCGGATGCTGGTCTATACGGCGGACGGTCGCAAGCTGGATGACCAAACGATCGGCGGAGTCGAAGGACATCGCCCCGGCGAATTTGGCTTTGTGACCGACGCCGTGCAAGACTCCCATGGTAACTACTACATCGCCGAATATGGCCAGTTTGATCGAATTCAAAAATTTACCGCCAGCGGCGAATATCTCTTCGAATGGGGAGGCCACGGCGATCAGCCGGGGCAATTTGTCCGCCCCCAAAACTTGGCGATCGACGCCGACGATCGGATCTGGGTCGCCGATGCGTGCAACCATCGGATTCAAGTCTTCGATGCGACCGGCGATAAAGCGGTCCTCATTAAAATGTGGGGCGCACACGGCGAACGGCCCGGCGAGTTAAGTTACCCGTACGATTTGATCCTCGACGGCCAAGGACACGTCTACGTGATCGAATTCGGCAACCATCGGTTGCAAAAATTCACGCTCGACGGTCAAAGCGTCGGCGTCTGGGGCGGCAACGGGCGAGAACCGGGGCAACTGTTTTGTCCATGGGCGCTGGCGCTGGACAGTCGCGGACGCGTGCATGTGGTTGATTCGAACAATCATCGTGTGCAGCGCGTGGCGCTGTAAATCGGTCGAATCTTCAAACCGCCTATCAGCTATCGCTTTGCGCTTTTCCAAGCGGTACCATAGGGGAACAACCGACCACCTTCTCTAAAAGCCTTCGCAACGCGCCGGCGACGTAACCTACGCGGCGATTTCATCACCCTATCCAGCCAAACGGGCGCATCATGTTCGGGATCGACATCGCGTTCAACAAGCCGGCTTGGTTATGGCTGCTGTCCACCTTGCCGCTGCTCTGGTTTTTCAGCTATCGCAGTCTGGCGGGTCTCGGTCCGGTGCGCCGCTTGATGGCGCTCGGTCTTCGCTCAGCGGTGCTGGTGATGTTAATCTTTGCGCTGGCCGAGGCGCAGTTTTTACGCGTCAGCCAGCGGATGACAGTAATCTATGTGCTGGACCAGTCGCTCAGCATTCCCGAAGATCAGCGCGCCGCGATGGCGCAGTACGTCTCGAAAGAAGTCAAAAAGCATCGCCAACCGTCGCGCGGCGATCGTGCGGGCGTGATCGTCTTTGGTCGCGAAGGGGCAATCGAAGTACCGCCGTACGAAGATGACGTTCCGATCGGCCGCCGCCGCCTGATTGGCTTGGATCATATCAAGCAAGACGCGACCAACCTGGAAGCCGCGTTAAAGTTGGCCCAAGCTTCGTTCTCGGAGGATGAGGCGAAACGCATTGTCGTGGTGACCGACGGCAATCAAACGTTGGGAGACGCTCAGCCGATCGCCCGAGCGCTGTCCGCCAGCGGAATCGGCGTCGATGTCGCGCCGATCGAACTGTCGAGCCGCTCGGAAGTCGCCGTCGAAAAGGTGACGCTGCCAGACGACATTCGCAAAGGCGAGACGATTCGGACCTCGGTGGTGATTAACAACATGACCGAGCCGACGGCCGAAAACGCTGGCGTCGTGCGCGGCAAGCTGGTCGTCTTGCGAAAAGCGGGCAAGCTGGAAGAAGTGCTGGCGGAACAACCGATCGAAGTCGCACCGGGCAAAAAAGTGCTGACCTTTGAGCACGTGATCGATCGCCCTGACTTCTATACGTACGAAGCCCGTTTTTTGCCGGATGATCGCACCGACGATTCGATGCCGCAAAACAACATCGCGACGGCGTTCACGCATGTTCGCGGCAAGGGCAGCGTCCTGCTGATAGAAGATTGGACGACGCCGGGCGAATACAGCGTGCTGGTCGATCGCCTGAAAGCGAACGATATCGAAGTCGACGTCATGCCGACCAACGAACTGTTCGCCTCACTGGCCGAACTGCAGCGTTATGACTGCGTCATTCTGGCCGGCACGCCGCGATCAAGCGGCGCCGACGCTGGCGACTTGGCCAGTTTTAGCGATCAGCAAATCGAAGTGCTGGTCCGCAATACGCAGCAGATGGGTTGCGGCCTGGTGATGCTCGGCGGTCCGCAAGCGTTTGGCGCCGGCGGCTGGGCCAATAGCGAGTTGGAAAAGGCGATGCCGGTCGACTTTACGATCAAAGACGCCAAAGTGGTTCCGGTCGGCGCGTTGGCGATGTTGATGCACGCCTCCGAATTGCCGCAAGGAAACTATTGGCAAAAAGTGATCGGCCGCGAGGCGCTGCAGGCTCTGGGCAACTCCGACTACTGCGGCCTGATCCATTACGCTGCGACTGACCAATGGCTCTGGACCAGCAACGGAAATGGACTAATTCGCGTCGGACCGAATCGCCCCGGCATGCTGGCGAAGATGTCGCGAATGACGCCAGGCGACATGCCGCAGTTTGATCCGTCGCTGCAAATGGCGCTGCGTGCGTTCAACCAGCTTCCGCCCAACGAAGTCGCCGTTAAGCACATGATCATCATCAGCGACGGCGACCCGTCCCCCGCCAATCCATTTACGTTGAGCGCGATCGCCAAAGCGGGCATCAAAGTGACCACCGTTGCGATCGGCACGCATGGTCCGGCGAACAGTTTAGAGCTGAAAAAAATCGCGACGGCGACCGGCGGCAAATATTATGAAGTGACCAACCCCAAGGCGCTGCCCCGGATTTATCAGCGCGAAGCCCGACGCATCGCGCAGCCGTTGGTGAAAGATCATCCCGGCATGGTTCCTTTGGAACGATATCCCCACGAAATTACGACCGGCATCAACAGCTTTCCGTCGTTCGACGGCTACGTGATGACGTCGCTCAAAGACAATCCGTTAGTCGACGTCGCGCTGATTGCGCCCGACCCGGCGCAACATCCCGAGAACGCGACGCTGCTGGCGAGTTGGACGTTCGGGCTCGGCCGTTCGGTCGTCTTCACCAGCGACGCCGGACATCGCTGGACCAATCAATGGACCGGCTGGGATGGGTACGACAAGTTCTACACGCAGATGATTCGCTGGGCGATGCGTCCCAGCGGCAACGAAGGGAAGTACACGATCGCCAGCGAAGCGAAAGATGGCAAAGTCCGCGTCGTCGTCACGGCGATCGATCAAGAGGACGAGTATCTCAACTTTTTGAATATCTCCGGCAACGCCGTCGACCCGCGGATGGAAACGCACGATTTTCGGCTCGAACAAGTCGCGCCAGGGCGCTATGTCGGCGAGTTCGACGCCGACGAGTCTGGCAGCTATTTTCTGTCGCTCGTCCCTGGTCCCGGCGAAGCTCCGCTGCGAACCGGGGTGAATGTTCCCTATTCGGCCGAATTTCGTCAGCAATTTACGAATTACAACTTGTTGGAGACCCTGGCCGATTTAGAGCCAACAGGGGGAGAAAAAGGGGAGCTGATCCAGGGGAGAATGGCGCTCGGCCGCGTCGACGATTTGCTTGAGGTCGATACTTTCCGGCATAATCTGGCCAAAGCGGTCAGCAGTCAGCCGATCTGGCCCCTGTTGGTGGTAATCTGTGCGGTCGCATTTTTTCACGACGTTTTCATCCGCCGAGTTACGATAGGATTACAGTGGCTGGCGCCGGCAGCTCGATACGTCGGGCGAGCATTCGGCTTTGGCAAAGAAGAAAAGCAAGACGATCGGCTCGAGCGGTTGCGGATGAGCAAAGAGCAGGTCGCTTCCGACATCGACCAGCGCCGCGCCAGCACGCGTTTTGAAACCGACGCCGACGCACCGGAAGCAGGCGACGCCGTCTCCGACGAACTCTCGTCGGCGACTCCGCGTATCGATCGTCGAGTTCAATCCCCATCCCAATCAGAACCGAGCGAAGAAGATAACTATACGTCCCGCTTGTTAAAGGCGAAGCAAAAGGCTCGCCGACAACAGGCGCGCCCCGGGGATTCGTCCCCACCCCCCAAGGAATAATCGCGACGCGGTTCCAGCAGCGATTTAGAAGATCACTCGTCATCCATCTACTTTGAGGAAAGCGACATGAGCGTCGGCGAGACGATGCAGCAACAAGCGGAAGAGTTCCGCAATCGATATAATGCGGTGCGCGAGCAAATTGGGCGCGTGATCGTCGGTCACGACGAAATCGTCCACGGAGTGCTGACCTGCATGTTTGTCGGCGGGCACTGCCTACTCGAAGGCGTGCCGGGGCTCGGCAAGACTCTGCTAGTGCGCACCCTGGCCGAGACGCTTGATCTGCCGTTCAATCGTATCCAGTACACGCCCGACTTGATGCCGGCCGATATTCTGGGGACCAACATGGTGATGGAAACGCCAGACGGTCGCCGGATTTTTGAATTCCAAAAAGGGCCGATCTTCACCCAGATCTGTCTCGCGGACGAAATCAACCGCGCTACCCCCAAAACCCAATCGGCGATGCTAGAAACGATGCAAGAGTTTTGCGTCACCGTCGGCGGCGTTCGTCATGAGCTCAAGAAGCCGTTCTTTGTGCTCGCGACGCAAAACCCGATCGAGCAAGAGGGAACCTATCCGCTGCCCGAAGCTCAGCTCGACCGCTTCTTCTTCAAGCTGGTCGTCGGTTATTCGACCGCCGAAGATCTCGCGACGATCATCGATCGCACGACCAAAGGAACCTTCGCCAAGCCAGAAAAGGTGATGGATGGCGAAGAGATCATGAAGTGGCAAAAGCTGATCCGCGAAGTGATCTTGGCCAAACATGTGCAAGATTACATCGTGCGATTGACTTTGGCGACGCATCCCGACGG
The nucleotide sequence above comes from Blastopirellula sp. J2-11. Encoded proteins:
- a CDS encoding NHL repeat-containing protein; this encodes MTRELPLISTLLLLLCGCVPGLDSPGGLEAVWGERGISDGKFEKPRAVAIDANDQLYIVDMTARIQVFDRNGSFLRAWQIPEYYRGRPSGLSFNRAGDLLIADTHYNRMLVYTADGRKLDDQTIGGVEGHRPGEFGFVTDAVQDSHGNYYIAEYGQFDRIQKFTASGEYLFEWGGHGDQPGQFVRPQNLAIDADDRIWVADACNHRIQVFDATGDKAVLIKMWGAHGERPGELSYPYDLILDGQGHVYVIEFGNHRLQKFTLDGQSVGVWGGNGREPGQLFCPWALALDSRGRVHVVDSNNHRVQRVAL
- the rpiB gene encoding ribose 5-phosphate isomerase B codes for the protein MRIAIGSDHRGVSVRHSIIELLKRLGHEVQDVGAFDCGSVDYPDIAATVSQSVASEEVDRGILICGSGIGMAIVANKVPGVRAATCHDDLTAEMSRRHNNVNVLCLSADMLGERLIDRMVEIWLTTEFEGGRHARRIEKINEFEKRLHEPKSP
- a CDS encoding aldo/keto reductase; its protein translation is MMERRQIADTELQVSPVALGCWPLSGMTSPGVTEADSRATIAAALDLGINFFDTAFAYGAAGESERYIAEVLAAHRDEYVVATKAGLHWENGTQHRDARPATIRREVAESLRRLNTDRVDVLYLHAPDRNTPITETAAAFRRLQQEGAAIAIGVSNLTLSETLEFHQVCPIQIIQPPYNMLFRGAEMDLVPWCREQNIAVACYWPLMKGLLAGKMSLDQKFEPRDSRPKYPCFRGEEYAKNLELVEKLRAMAERMGCTVSQLVIRWTIDQPGVTAALCGAKRVDQLTDNAGALGWELTLGEQAEIALLLRDRGVPYVVATP
- a CDS encoding pyroglutamyl-peptidase I, whose product is MKRILVTGFEPFGELTENCTELALRPLPLANLAPDMLVEQLILPVDYAAAQAQLDDLYSKKSYAATLHFGQSGIASNVEFEMFAINWKQTGAAQPGPLAAEGPQAFRTNLDHPSWLAAMQSAAIDGEVSFHAGAYLCNAVYYWSLQHSAATGSPGQALFVHVPLANEQGPSASGDWPVTRIQTMMASTFLWLADQVA
- a CDS encoding L-threonylcarbamoyladenylate synthase yields the protein MTVRVIDVKAAEDRRDVIHRAVQALAEGQVVAFPTETVYGVAVSALNSGAIDRLMEAKGRPKNQPFALAIRSKDELADYVPQATPLMKRLATRCWPGPVTLVLPCDDPRSVVQRLPDSVIPAIAPSGFVGLRIPSHDLIQEAMRLLPGPLALTSANRSGQPDAVRGAEVTEALGDALGLVLDCGKCRYSQPSTVVRVVGNHVEILRSGVVSEKILKRLSSYCVVFVCTGNTCRSPMAEVLMQKHAAERFGCKLEELDARGFIVASAGLAAFPGGRAAPEAIKVMGDRGLDLSAHASQPLSDRLVEHADLILTMTSSHRDAILAQWPGAAEYTHNLCLDGFDVADPIGHPEVVYQQCADQIEAEVIARVRAIDLDQLPATS
- the csrA gene encoding carbon storage regulator CsrA, coding for MLVLSRKKNESIVINNDITIVVVEIRGDKVRLGVEAPKEVPVHRREVYDAILRNESQEKAGADTPSAEG
- a CDS encoding ferrochelatase; this encodes MKYDALLVQSFGGPEGPDDVIPFLENVLRGRNVPRERLLEVAEHYQHFGGVSPINQQNRDLIAALRVELAAYSIDLPIYWGNRNWAPYLVDAMTQMKNDGVESALVFVTSVFSSYSGCRQYREDLTKAQVEVGDQAPRCDKIRTYYNHPGFIETMASCVRESLDQIPAERRQRAELIFTAHSIPQGMSDNCNYVKQLEESCRLVSEATQHANWRLVYQSRSGPPTQPWLEPDVCDVIRDLGASSATDVIISPIGFVSDHMEVLFDLDTEAKETAAEVGLNFIRSGTAGVRPRFVQMIRQLIEERLDPDMPKQALGPLGPSHDFCPADCCRYTPQRPRPG
- a CDS encoding methyl-accepting chemotaxis protein, which translates into the protein MLNRLSLTKKTIFGFAAVLLLMVIAAGVSWSGLSSAAAGFARYRKLARDSNFCASLQDGMMLARFSAKNFDIYGRDSDVAKFGQRRDEMQALLDEAKTRINNPERQALVREIENMIAEYDAAFVEVVANRKLRDAKQSGVLDVQGPLMSKKLVAIMNSAQADGDAEAATAAGIALNKLMGIRLSVYKFLDSALPEHRQATTEFLNEMGKDLEKLDAELQNPQRRELLAQTMEAKQTYVAAYEIMADALKSERELMTGKLDVIGPMVATKAAELKGAITGEQDLLGPQLQASNQATLLSVAIVSAVALVLGIVIAVMLSRSIIMPIRKVMLILNSVAAGDLRQRLTVESKDEIGAMSNSLNTVVHQLQAAMVALASNADEIARSAGDMNETAASMATVSTDTKSQSTSAAAAAEEMSANMRTISASATQMSTNMDSVASAVEEMSISVNEIARNTEQANQVADEANHLAEGSRQRLGQLGEAASEIGKVVELIQDIAEQTNLLALNATIEAARAGDAGKGFAVVAEEVKQLARQTATATEDIRKRVGGMQEASYESIESIESIRKVVGNLSQISRGIAAAVEQQSTATHEIANNVAQSSTAARQVSQAVTESAAAGEEISRNVISVDQGAFKVSEDAGRTKTSSDQLTGISHKLQTLVAQFQV